A genomic segment from Drosophila willistoni isolate 14030-0811.24 chromosome 2L unlocalized genomic scaffold, UCI_dwil_1.1 Seg72.1, whole genome shotgun sequence encodes:
- the LOC6646047 gene encoding uncharacterized protein LOC6646047 isoform X14: protein MPNNRNRNRNRNRNKRNRNQNQQQTKQEPQQEQDQEQEPEEQLEQPKEEREQQEETTPALLPTLDENENSGSNSNGSSSSSNTSDAQQALTKKTPSHEEATRVTVEADVVSAQQQQQVINNNNSSDDDDNNNNKMGAKNSKHQKEKREKSQEKLEEKHVEQSSTTNDKPPGSPRQVRVIVHRIVREDETDFARNDTQQQQEEDEKQKVAAQEEQLKVEQQQQYSREQEEVDLLIKTLQQPEIKQQLVKEEETPQQQQSFPQQSETIAPEKLQKTEIVKETQEQHVQQKQQHKIVLHKIQLEQEEPQSSKVYSEETNKVEKLQQTEKDEEHKHQQHIPLQQTEEPHKVVLHKIQLEQEEPQQPPPTSVQQQSEFYAREEPTQETKKVEKLQQTENIDENQKQYEQKQHVPQQQEQKTKEQHKIVLHTIHIEQQGTQQSPQSSDQKQTVVDLKESKDEEQLQQTENLKETQKQTVQQQYEQQQHVPQQQREKVVHHKIHQEQQQESPPLQRSHKVIIHKIHIETDAEERERRGKPTIEEISSTTIGTAQATAPINNTGGTLSPPPRYLVESPSPKTTKDLIPAQFLKSSSSGIQIQELEFNSDASSGEFNYPPLQSPLVSEVESETEATTPTQLPKTTSSPDMSSISRAEQQEQLRQKRAQKRNALETHFLPQLLSPRYLDSILEENGDGSTAAAAAATAEQLHAKSNQNSSSSSAQRIAKANEMFPKSQLDFSRRHKRREEPVALMLETRLLEQCTDDLESCTRLESTLSPQSEDAELVYLSSSASSSMSDLELELELEQAAALAERTLVDLDTDATKLMEGSQNHASTDADEMSSTTTTEPATETETETEVETEDGGGDANESRESTPVNPQQQQQQQQTTESQADGSLLRTTPTPTTTTNNNNNGKEETVANVAKENSVSLQAASSLAATREHFVRNMDKVRELIEMTRREEEIIDNEKTGITPQRSPSPPPRPPPPLAHPISPQTPHNVVVTNQNVAQLPSLISGYVFNRQESNESHCSDSTQHSQCTAINMASPPPPPTPPTIQQLQYPPIPPLPIQQQQQQPQQQEKQQPTQETINLVADNGPESDSIKKLRLLCTETLASMPYGEQVLEELANVAQNISKDQIANKMPYPMPDLPHIRELQLSTKENEKYTTTTTSSAWLGLPTEADPKLLVCLSPTQRELVEQQQQPKADQLLDDHQKFMERRGYNELSKEQVRVIDNEKQMEQQQQMLNMAAKMRELRKSLTPTPPPVPKKSAETAAKATATAATAAATSSSIENKPKKQTVEQQQSSHSTTSQMSSTTTSSTTATTNDGHNGISNKFPSSMESELARMFPSLQQQGDIFAEQRKRFSNIESESKNFPELKLNQNQSKRYSNIETKSYESKKRTENGQVIYDITNSSHEKQVEGDKDLSKADDEVRPPPIPPPPMMSETKLNGNTQANTFIKDDVFIKNSQTKDESKNAASTYEEFRQRAKAAVDAIGQGQSGPGLDTDNVFKDFDRLSQQLNQELQSTREHRQKSASLYDLSGLTRQTSCQSQQQLNQLKQQRHAHMQELEKEIERSAKSRMERMSSVEPKTYQIPIEMEANNRSRRSESLCNLNEVPRRPHTSAGVYKEEDDWSRYASDLGYSENIARPFAREVEICYQRQRPNHGGIRAPRLLSASSNDLSSFTSYDSFNAYGGRRTHAPMLSEAPQQQQQRPQYASCYSLIERNPNPTYISTTSRRGTSPAPPQVAPPPPPPAYDRQQRRSSLPRELHEQQLKYILSKEEELKLEVERLQHERRRLMEEMQRAPVINPSQRRESYRPTPKLPTLSEDEVFRQQMAEEWMNKVAERDERRHQKIIKISKIEDEPEHLTTEQANISDEFLNRVKERRHKLAMPADSDWESGAESQPQGKAGQSGPESEPETSVHILEGQTEANLRQLPRHLREFAKFSTQEQLPDGGQMEHHEQQEKREDFTDNSHSSATKKSSIIKTYKVSRLPPSVQAHLPATTMNVKMRPRPQKQTRFLLNQQSNHHHHHQQQQQKRRSWSESDLLKEIDNELQLAKGFLYANVYQVKHEYMSEPETEYDRPRKMAQLGRRQYEGIGPVTNDGMPIILRSEVQEPHQHEWYKRLYQTIHKQKNGDDFVIRYKCPRARPSYKSNGYVSEPEPNYDSDYSTVRYRTQNPHRVQSVSSAVNVRNLNQDEKLYGTMPNPIKSAQNSYKNQPGRIENYTTGHSSVSEKEKKENLEQSKLSPLYTEGNLSRALAKESGYTSDSNLVFRKKELSFGSPLSPVEQKQAYKSLQAGGEPPLLGFRKPAPEKPKEIVEEFEFIQITPTLTKIRVSTKELKEESEEEEEEPVVPKPQPPPPPPPPPPPPLPPPQSSAATGKNQDKMFSNFSKNLPSFIPLSKKQQQQQLDQPSNPPAPPSRKSSCTKSTVRVSTKSRHEQCFQPPGGNGSTITLRKVTSSSSSRREPICRSKSTGAVSTLLATLTATKETRNKDGCLTRVQHQHSRLRSVSPSRRRPPARILLALRQSSRSPVAFGRSISKERSFAEEKKRLENTLPANRTNFEASTNILRDPLLKSPQDVREAVRSYATCKAQHTRSKSLPRLPRQTNSTVSTTTRHTMCFPQVRPQNLLDCTRALKKTPKKGKNQPKRASNDSLPRSNSTYSIDSMVREEEIISIAPPKTYVSKPKTSPAPKCLMGPVPLQNSRSEGHVPRKQRQLAKKQPLSDTVREKTNFWNDYNAKQAMSLPQQSTSATSEYKFCSLEPEDVYDCVLPPNSGCIEDLVWKYENKNVGESQIKGITDIARPVSPHPDYETKSLDRRRFSPTREVRVPQREVRSPSRRRIDSLRSKEQVIARASSLSSADDRAKRGAGAGSAAPTNGTIYQCGDLAHSATSLNQHLERHSPSCRYRNNCERFTELNRFYSTLERVGQLERATSSSNFHPLRKDAELLDFDEWRKVRLHERAEKELQYLVGKLQMDQRERDLHFRSKDINDLKWRHEADQALSAKKKSVEDLRENFEKWQILRQKQQQQLEVEQPQQRQWRRNTVADLATTLEHESTVGSSSTPATTERHLNNELVSTLSKDQIKKITQQLNEIYAGGNRGQKPAIDEQYIVTVEKTSNQNQPPNTLKVRCNSSITKEQLLEPVLRKRDEQQPRATRSQSPVVIARETRGAIAAKNAELTLTKGAPDVPPRPKPIASSTVIPLTKVEQAESREASENINEKIQYFEERQYDEPPKTIYHAREDSSPDEAEVMRLIEQNMQARRQQAKHIQSQIQIQNQSQNQIQSHVELSNSLTDLSGIYGERPAARVNFHLHSPPVRPPDDGEHELVSFENGSVEDPHHQSGSIELYDSYYRSRSLSPQSQVSACSSSSYLQRVYTGEVQKIKEKFESIQSEKLTNDFFGLSSLRKARSDPEFNAGSKDALASATETEPQRKTIIKQISHSPSPTLDASRGRRRQRASRLMPHIDIISKTAALKKELPPPPPKVVSPTRSLSSNSNYIERLKSRYESTSEAATLHYLSTSHPDLRDVHESISPHLSANWVAHKHPHPERLAPPQPKKPQRLTPAATRAKSTSPPRPAKSSLHQQKKSLRDDIFANQKFDPQKHRPKARYVPDGAPASAPAPALAPKPATTPLRGSGVGTLERLKKAGMAVTFKDVNIHFKTPVRHEYKQNISEEELAIRQAEHMQKLYQEERRRKYLQELQDMNSRRHTDNFTPSQKSPIALNRYDDFPTDVTLKSLVGPKTVAKALYNFQGQTSKELSFRKGDTIYIRRQIDANWFEGEHNAMIGLLPASYVEIVSRDGARTPAKRPSEGQARAKYNFQAQSGIELSLNKGELVTLTRRVDGNWFEGKIANRKGIFPVSYVEILTDIGAEDIAARTTTTVINSQSTTNLRPNLDVLRTNINNEFNTITQNGAQPPNGILKDTRGLHKTDALHVDTTSEPVAYRALYKYRPQNSDELELLEGDLVHVLEKCDDGWFVGTSQRTGCFGTFPGNYVERA, encoded by the exons ATGCCCAATAATCGTAATCGTAATCGGAACCGAAATCGCAATAAACGCaatcgaaatcaaaatcaaCAGCAAACGAAACAAGAGCCACAGCAGGAGCAGGATCAGGAACAGGAACCCGAGGAGCAACTAGAGCAGCCAAAGGAAGAAAGGGAGCAACAAGAGGAAACGACGCCAGCATTATTACCTACATtagatgaaaatgaaaattctgGCAGCAATTCAAATGGGtcgagcagcagcagcaatactTCTGATGCTCAGCAGGCTCTAACGAAGAAGACCCCCAGCCACGAAGAGGCAACGAGAGTGACAGTTGAGGCGGATGTGGTGAgtgcacaacaacaacaacaagtcatcaacaacaacaacagcagcgacgacgacgacaacaacaacaacaaaatgggTGCGAAAAATTCCAAGCATCAGAAGGAAAAACGTGAAAAGTCACAGGAAAAACTGGAGGAAAAGCACGTGGAacaatcatcaacaacaaacgATAAACCACCAGGCAGTCCACGACAAGTCAGGGTCATAGTTCATCGCATAGTAAGGGAAGATGAAACTGACTTTGCACGAAATGATactcaacagcaacaagaagaGGATGAGAAACAAAAAGTTGCAGCACAGGAAGAGCAACTTAAAGttgagcaacaacaacaatatagtCGAGAACAAGAAGAGGTGGATTTGTTAATTAAGACATTACAGCAACCTGAGATTAAACAGCAATTAGTCAAAGAAGAGGAAACCCCTCAGCAACAGCAAAGTTTCCCTCAGCAATCAGAGACTATTGCACCAGAAAAACTGCAGAAAACTGAAATCGTTAAAGAAACCCAAGAGCAACATGtgcaacaaaagcaacagcatAAAATAGTACTACATAAAATACAACTGGAGCAAGAAGAACCTCAAAGTTCTAAGGTTTACTCAGAAGAGACTAACAAAGTTGAAAAACTGCAACAAACTGAAAAAGATGAAGAACATAAGCATCAGCAACATATTCCACTGCAACAGACAGAGGAACCGCATAAAGTAGTACTACATAAGATACAACTAGAGCAAGAAGAACCGCAGCAACCACCTCCAACTTCTGTCCAGCAACAATCTGAATTTTATGCAAGGGAAGAACCAACACAAGAGAcgaaaaaagtagaaaaactgCAACAAACTGAGAATATTGAcgaaaatcaaaagcaatATGAACAGAAGCAACATGTCCCACAGCAACAGGAGCAAAAGACAAAGGAACAGCATAAAATAGTACTTCATACAATTCACATAGAACAACAAGGAACGCAGCAATCACCACAAAGTTCTGATCAGAAGCAAACAGTAGTTGACTTAAAAGAGTCAAAAGATGAAGAACAACTGCAACAAACTGAAAATCTAAAAGAAACCCAAAAGCAAACGGTTCAGCAGCAAtatgagcagcagcaacatgtACCTCAGCAGCAACGGGAGAAGGTAGTGCATCATAAGATTCACCAAGAGCAACAGCAGGAATCGCCACCATTGCAACGTAGTCATAAGGTGATCATACATAAGATTCACATTGAAACTGATGCCGAGGAACGTGAGAGGAGAGGTAAGCCCACAATTGAGGAGATTAGCAGCACCACAATTGGCACCGCTCAGGCGACAGCACCTATTAACAATACGGGGGGCACTCTATCACCACCACCGCGATATCTAGTGGAATCTCCTTCGCCAAAAACCACCAAAGACTTGATACCAGCTCAATTTTTGAAATCCTCCTCGAGTGGCATACAAATTCAAGAATTAGAATTCAATAGCGATGCCAGTTCGGGAGAATTCAACTATCCACCACTGCAATCGCCTTTGGTTAGTGAAGTTGAATCCGAAACAGAGGCCACAACTCCCACTCAATTGCCAAAGACAACTTCTTCGCCAGATATGTCGTCCATTAGTCGCGCCGAGCAGCAAGAGCAATTGCGTCAGAAGCGCGCCCAGAAGCGTAATGCCCTGGAGACGCACTTTTTGCCGCAGTTGTTGAGTCCGCGCTATTTGGACAGCATATTGGAGGAGAATGGCGATGGTtcgacagcagcagctgcagcagcaacagccgaACAATTGCATGCCAAGAGCAATCAAAATAGTTCCTCATCATCTGCTCAACGTATTGCCAAGGCCAATGAAATGTTTCCGAAATCTCAATTGGATTTCAGTCGTCGTCATAAGCGTAGAGAAGAACCGGTAGCCCTAATGCTAGAGACTCGTTTGCTGGAACAATGCACAGATGATTTGGAAAGTTGCACCCGTCTTGAGAGCACTCTATCGCCCCAATCAGAGGATGCTGAATTGGTCTATTTAAGCTCATCGGCATCGAGTAGCATGTCCGATTTGGAGTTGGAACTCGAACTCGAACAGGCAGCTGCTTTGGCCGAGCGTACACTTGTCGATTTGGATACAGATGCTACCAAATTAATGGAGGGTAGCCAAAATCATGCTTCTACCGATGCTGATGAAATGAgtagcacaacaacaacagaaccGGCAACGGAAActgaaacagaaacagaagtGGAAACCGAGGACGGTGGCGGCGATGCCAATGAGAGTCGTGAGAGCACACCTGTTAacccgcagcagcagcagcagcagcaacaaacgACTGAGTCCCAAGCAGATGGCTCTCTCTTGAGAACGACGCCTAcgcccaccaccaccaccaacaataacaacaacggCAAAGAGGAGACGGTGGCGAATGtagcaaaagaaaattccgTCAGTTTGCAGGCTGCTTCATCGCTGGCGGCCACGCGCGAGCATTTCGTACGGAATATGGATAAAGTGCGCGAATTAATCGAAATGACGCGACGCGAAGAGGAAATAATCGATAACGAAAAAACTGGTATTACACCACAACGTTCACCCTCACCACCACCCCGGCCACCGCCACCGTTAGCCCATCCAATATCCCCGCAGACCCCGCATAATGTTGTTGTGACTAACCAAAATGTAGCACAGCTTCCATCACTAATTTCCGGTTATGTGTTTAATCGTCAAGAATCAAATGAATCACATTGTTCTGATAGTACACAGCATAGTCAATGCACGGCTATTAATATGGCTTCACCACCTCCACCACCGACACCTCCAACCAttcagcagctacaatacccGCCCATACCACCACTACCcatccaacaacaacaacaacaaccacaacaacaagagaaacaacaaccaacacaGGAAACAATTAATCTAGTTGCAGATAATGGTCCTGAATCGGATTCTATAAAGAAATTACGTCTTCTATGCACGGAAACATTGGCATCTATGCCCTATGGGGAACAAGTCTTGGAAGAATTAGCCAATGTGGCACAAAATATATCAAAGGATCAAATTGCCAATAAAATGCCATATCCCATGCCAGATTTGCCCCACATTCGGGAATTGCAATTGTCAACAAAAGAGAATGAGAAAtatacaactacaacaacttcCTCTGCTTGGCTTGGCCTACCCACCGAAGCTGATCCCAAATTGTTAGTATGCCTGTCACCCACACAAAGGGAATTGGttgaacaacagcaacaacctAAAGCCGATCAGCTGCTCGATGATCATCAAAAGTTTATGGAACGTCGTGGCTATAATGAGCTAAGCAAAGAACAAGTGAGAGTCATCGACAATGAGAAGCAAAtggaacagcaacaacaaatgctCAATATGGCAGCCAAGATGCGAGAATTGCGCAAGAGTTTGACGCCCACACCGCCGCCAGTGCCGAAAAAGAGTGCCGAAACGGCAGCCaaggcaacagcaacggcagcaacggcggcagcaacatcatcatcaattgaaaataaacccaaaaagcaaacagtCGAACAGCAACAGTCGAGTCACAGCACCACCAGTCAAATGTCAAGCACAACTACAAGCAGCACAACGGCCACCACAAATGATGGCCACAATGGTATATCTAACAAATTTCCCTCTTCAATGGAGAGTGAATTGGCACGCATGTTTCCTAGTCTCCAGCAACAGGGTGACATATTTGCCGAGCAACGTAAACGTTTCTCAAATATCGAGAGTGAGAGTAAAAACTTTCCAGaactaaaactaaatcaaaatcaaagtaaacGTTACTCCAATATAGAAACCAAATCATATGAATCGAAAAAACGTACAGAGAATGGTCAGGTGATCTATGATATAACCAATTCCAGTCACGAGAAACAAGTCGAGGGTGACAAGGATCTGAGTAAAGCAGATGATGAGGTGAGACCGCCACCAATACCACCGCCACCCATGATGTCAGAGACGAAATTAAATGGTAACACTCAGGCAAACACTTTCATTAAGGATGACGTCTTCATTAAAAATAGCCAAACTAAAGATGAGAGCAAAAATGCTGCTTCCACCTATGAGGAATTTCGGCAACGTGCCAAGGCTGCGGTTGATGCCATTGGACAGGGACAGAGTGGCCCTGGCTTGGATACAGACAATGTGTTCAAGGACTTCGATCGTCTCTCACAGCAATTGAATCAGGAATTGCAATCGACGCGTGAGCATCGACAAAAATCTGCATCACTCTACGATCTCAGTGGTTTGACACGACAAACGAGTTGCCAAAGTCAACAGCAGTTGAATCAGCTGAAACAACAAAGACATGCCCACATGCAGGAGCTGGAAAAGGAGATAGAACGTTCGGCTAAATCACGTATGGAGCGTATGTCATCGGTGGAGCCGAAGACCTATCAAATACCCATTGAAATGGAAGCGAATAATCGTTCTCGTCGCTCCGAGTCATTGTGTAATCTAAATGAGGTGCCCAGACGACCACATACTTCGGCGGGCGTCTACAAAGAGGAAGATGATTGGTCACGTTATGCCAGTGACTTGGGTTATTCGGAGAACATAGCTCGTCCATTTGCCCGAGAAGTGGAGATTTGCTATCAGAGACAGAGACCCAATCATGGTGGCATTAGGGCTCCACGTCTTTTATCGGCCAGCTCCAATGATTTGAGTTCCTTTACTAGCTATGATAGCTTCAATGCCTATGGAGGTCGTAGGACCCATGCTCCCATGCTGAGTGAAGCtcctcagcagcagcaacaacgtCCACAATATGCTAGTTGTTATTCCCTGATTGAGCGTAATCCCAATCCTACTTATATAAGCACCACCTCGAGAAGAGGCACTAGTCCAGCCCCACCACAAGTAGCACCACCGCCTCCACCACCTGCCTATGATCGCCAACAACGACGCTCCAGTTTGCCCCGAGAACTCCATGAACAGCAGCTGAAATATATTCTCTCCAAGGAGGAAGAACTCAAACTGGAGGTGGAACGTTTGCAGCATGAACGTCGTCGTCTGATGGAGGAAATGCAAAGAGCTCCTGTTATAAATCCCTCGCAGCGTAGGGAAAGCTATCGTCCAACACCAAAGTTACCCACATTGAGTGAGGATGAGGTTTTCCGTCAACAAATGGCTGAGGAATGGATGAACAAAGTGGCCGAGCGGGATGAAAGAAGACATCAAAAAATCATCAAGATATCAAAAATCGAAGATGAACCCGAACACTTGACCACAGAGCAAGCAAATATTAGCGATGAGTTCCTAAATCGTGTCAAGGAACGGCGCCATAAACTAGCAATGCCAGCGGATAGCGATTGGGAGAGTGGGGCAGAGTCTCAGCCGCAGGGCAAGGCGGGTCAAAGTGGTCCTGAATCAGAACCCGAAACATCTGTTCACATACTCGAAGGCCAAACAGAGGCAAATCTACGTCAGCTACCCAGACATTTGAGGGAGTTTGCCAAGTTCTCAACCCAAGAACAATTGCCCGATGGCGGTCAGATGGAGCATCATGAACAGCAGGAAAAACGTGAGGATTTCACGGATAATTCGCATTCGAGTGCCACCAAGAAAAGCAGCATTATCAAGACGTACAAGGTGTCGCGTCTGCCGCCTTCAGTCCAGG CGCATCTGCCTGCCACAACGATGAATGTGAAAATGCGACCACGCCCACAAAAGCAGACGAGATTTCTGCTCAACCAGCAGtctaatcatcatcatcatcatcagcagcagcaacaaaagcgACGCAGCTGGTCCGAAAGCGATCTGCTTAAGGAAATTGACAATGAACTGCAACTGGCCAAGGGTTTTCTCTATGCCAATG TCTACCAAGTCAAGCACGAGTATATGAGCGAACCGGAAACGGAATACGATCGTCCACGCAAAATGGCACAATTAGGTCGACGGCAATATGAGGGCATCGGTCCAGTGACAAACGATGGAATGCCCATTATCCTAAGATCG GAGGTTCAGGAGCCGCATCAACATGAATGGTATAAACGTCTATATCAGACTATACATAAGCAGAAGAATGGCG ATGATTTTGTGATACGCTACAAGTGTCCTCGAG CTCGACCATCCTATAAGAGCAACGGTTATGTTTCAGAGCCCGAACCCAATTACGATTCCGATTACTCAACTGTAAGGTATCGCACACAGAATCCTCATCGAGTGCAGTCAGTATCATCGGCTGTTAATGTGAGAAATCTCAATCAGGACGAGAA ATTATATGGTACTATGCCAAATCCCATAAAATCGGCACAGAATTCATATAAAAATCAACCTGGTCGCATTGAGAACTATACCACAGGTCACTCATCAGTTTCTGAGAAGGAAAAGAAAGAG aACCTAGAACAATCGAAACTCTCGCCACTCTACACAGAAGGCAATTTGTCAAG AGCTTTGGCCAAAGAATCTGGTTATACCAGCGATTCGAATCTAGTCTTTCGCAAAAAGGAGCTATCTTTTGGTAGTCCTTTGAGTCCTGTTGAGCAGAAGCAAGCCTACAAAAGCCTACAGGCCGGTGGAGAACCGCCCTTGCTTGGCTTCCGTAAGCCAGCACCCGAGAAACCCAAAG AAATTGTCGAAGAATTCGAATTTATACAGATAACACCGACTCTAACCAAGATACGAGTGAGCACTAAGGAGCTAAAAGAAGAATcagaagaggaagaagaagaaccaGTTGTCCCTAAACCGCAGccaccacctcctcctccgccACCACCTCCACCGCCACTACCACCTCCACAATCTTCAGCAGCGACAGGCAAAAACCAAGATAAAATGTTTTCCAACTTCTCCAAGAATTTGCCCTCATTTATACCTTTAAgcaagaagcagcagcagcaacagctggATCAACCTTCTAATCCTCCAGCCCCACCAAGTCGTAAGTCTTCCTGCACCAAGAGCACAGTGCGTGTGTCGACTAAGTCCCGGCATGAGCAATGCTTCCAACCTCCTGGAGGCAATGGTTCTACCATCACGCTGCGTAAGGTTACCTCGAGCAGCTCGTCGCGCCGCGAACCCATTTGCCGTTCAAAGTCCACGGGAGCTGTCTCCACTTTGTTGGCCACTCTAACGGCTACGAAGGAGACGCGTAATAAAGACGGATGCCTAACTCGAGTCCAGCATCAGCACTCGCGTTTACGTTCCGTGAGTCCCAGTCGTCGTCGACCGCCGGCACGTATCCTGTTGGCTTTGCGTCAATCGAGCCGCAGTCCAGTGGCCTTTGGACGCAGCATCTCCAAGGAGCGTAGTTTTGCCGAGGAGAAGAAACGTTTGGAGAATACTCTGCCAGCGAATCGCACAAATTTCGAAGCAAGCACAAATATCTTGAGAGATCCTCTGCTTAAATCTCCACAGGATGTACGCGAAGCAGTGCGTTCGTATGCCACCTGTAAGGCGCAGCATACTCGTAGCAAGTCTTTGCCGCGTCTACCTCGGCAAACAAACTCGACTGTGAGCACTACTACGCGTCATACCATGTGCTTTCCTCAGGTGCGTCCACAAAACTTACTAGATTGCACACGTGCCCTGAAGAAGACTCCGAAGAAAGGTAAAAATCAACCCAAGAGGGCGTCGAATGATAGTCTGCCGCGAAGCAATTCTACTTATTCTATTGATTCAATGGTCAGAGAGGAGGAAATCATTTCGATAGCTCCACCCAAGACTTATGTGAGTAAGCCGAAGACCTCGCCGGCTCCCAAGTGTCTAATGGGACCTGTTCCTCTGCAAAACAGTCGCAGTGAGGGACATGTGCCGCGAAAGCAACGGCAATTGGCCAAGAAGCAACCATTGAGTGATACGGTAAGAGAGAAAACCAATTTCTGGAATGACTACAACGCTAAGCAAGCCATGTCTCTGCCGCAACAGTCAACTTCCGCAACTTCTGAGTACAAATTCTGTTCCCTGGAACCGGAAGATGTCTACGATTGTGTTCTTCCACCGAATAGCGGTTGCATTGAGGATCTCGTCTGGAAATATGAGAACAAAAATGTGGGGGAATCTCAAATAAAGGGTATAACAGATATAGCACGTCCTGTCTCACCTCATCCGGACTATGAGACCAAGTCTCTAGATCGTCGTCGTTTCTCACCCACCCGTGAGGTGAGAGTACCCCAACGGGAAGTGCGTTCACCCTCTCGTCGTCGCATTGATAGTCTACGTTCCAAGGAGCAGGTAATAGCCCGTGCCAGCAGTCTAAGCAGTGCCGATGATAGGGCTAAAAGAGGAGCAGGTGCAGGGTCGGCGGCACCAACAAATGGCACAATCTATCAATGTGGTGATCTAGCCCACAGTGCCACCTCATTGAATCAGCACTTGGAACGACATAGCCCCAGTTGTCGATATCGCAATAATTGTGAACGATTCACCGAACTCAATCGTTTCTATAGCACTTTGGAACGAGTGGGTCAGCTGGAAAGGGCCACCTCATCGAGCAACTTTCATCCCTTGCGCAAGGATGCCGAACTCTTGGACTTCGATGAATGGCGCAAGGTGCGTCTCCATGAGCGTGCCGAAAAGGAACTCCAATATTTGGTGGGCAAATTGCAAATGGATCAGCGTGAACGTGATTTGCATTTTCGTTCCAAGGATATCAATGATCTAAAATGGCGTCACGAGGCCGATCAAGCTCTGAGTGCTAAGAAAAAGTCCGTGGAAGACTTGCGTGAGAATTTTGAAAAATGGCAAATCCTAAGAcaaaaacagcagcagcaattggAGGTGGAACAGCCACAACAACGTCAATGGCGTCGCAATACAGTGGCTGACTTGGCCACCACTTTGGAACATGAATCGACTGTAGGATCGTCATCGACGCCTGCAACTACTGAGCGTCATCTTAATAATGAGCTGGTAAGCACTTTGTCCAAGGatcaaataaagaaaataacacAACAGCTAAACGAGATCTATGCGGGAGGCAATCGTGGTCAGAAACCTGCTATAGATGAGCAATATATTGTAACTGTAGAGAAGACTTCAAACCAAAATCAACCGCCAAATACTCTGAAAGTACGTTGCAATTCAAGCATTACCAAGGAACAACTCTTGGAACCAGTTCTACGCAAAAGAGATGAACAACAGCCGCGTGCCACACGCAGTCAGTCGCCCGTGGTTATAGCCAGAGAAACTCGTGGAGCCATAGCTGCTAAGAATGCAGAACTAACCCTAACTAAGGGAGCACCCGATGTGCCGCCAAGACCCAAACCGATAGCCAGTTCAACTGTCATTCCATTAACGAAAGTTGAGCAAGCCGAATCCCGAGAAGCTAGCGAGAACATCAACGAAAAGATTCAATACTTTGAAGAACGACAATATGATGAGCCACCCAAGACCATTTATCATGCGCGTGAGGACTCCTCACCCGATGAAGCAGAAGTTATGCGTCTGATCGAACAGAATATGCAGGCACGAAGGCAGCAGGCAAAACACATTCAAAGCCAAATACAGATTCAGAATCAGAGTCAGAATCAAATTCAAAGTCATGTGGAATTGAGCAACTCGCTGACCGATTTGAGTGGCATCTATGGCGAACGACCAGCGGCAAGGgtaaattttcatttgcacAGCCCACCCGTGAGGCCACCCGACGACGGCGAGCACGAACTAGTCAGCTTCGAGAATGGTTCTGTGGAGGATCCTCATCATCAAAGCGGCAGCATTGAGCTCTACGATTCATATTATCGTTCTCGCAGTCTTTCACCCCAATCTCAGGTGTCGGCTTGCTCTTCCAGCTCCTATCTGCAGAGAGTCTACACAGGAGAAGTGcagaaaattaaagaaaaatttgaaagcaTTCAGAGTGAGAAACTTACAAATGATTTTTTTGGGCTTAGTTCGCTGCGGAAGGCGCGCAGCGATCCTGAATTCAATGCAGGATCAAAAGACGCCTTGGCTTCTGCAACGGAAACAGAGCCACAGAGGAAGACAATAATCAAACAAATCTCTCATTCACCATCGCCCACATTGGACGCGTCGAGAGGACGCCGTCGTCAACGTGCCTCACGTCTAATGCCCCACATTGATATCATTAGCAAGACGGCGGCTCTGAAGAAGGAATTACCACCACCACCCCCAAAAGTGGTTAGTCCAACGCGTAGTCTTAGCAGTAATAGCAACTATATAGAACGTCTCAAGAGTCGCTATGAATCAACGAGTGAAGCTGCCACCCTTCATTATCTGTCCACCTCCCATCCGGATCTGAGAGATGTCCATGAGAGTATTTCGCCACACCTAAGTGCCAATTGGGTGGCTCACAAGCATCCCCATCCCGAACGTCTAGCTCCACCACAACCCAAGAAACCTCAACGACTAACGCCAGCGGCGACAAGGGCCAAGTCTACTTCTCCACCACGACCAGCTAAATCGTCACTACATCAACAGAAGAAGTCACTGCGTGACGACATCTTTGCCAATCAAAAGTTTGATCCACAAAAGCATCGCCCCAAAGCACGATATGTTCCCGATGGTGCCCCCGCTTCCGCTCCGGCTCCGGCTCTGGCTCCCAAACCAGCGACTACTCCTCTACGTG